From the Manihot esculenta cultivar AM560-2 chromosome 3, M.esculenta_v8, whole genome shotgun sequence genome, one window contains:
- the LOC110611509 gene encoding vacuolar protein sorting-associated protein 54, chloroplastic isoform X3 yields MDLQPSQLGRSTVDSPTSTSSSTSAVSFRINSSLSKSISDASVQSLSSILNNPHVGKSGVYGSDASWVGWWSSSTAVAPPEFAPLIPNKASSDLSRSDFQSYLSSIAEPYHRFEDVRNHTSKEENLDLESIGGQGEALVACLREVPALYFKEDFALEDGPTFRAACPFSNVSENVVLQEKLSQYLDVVELHLVKEIALRSNSFFEAQGQLQDLNVKILGGCSRLRELKETIRLLDKDLVESARHIQELNATRSNLLALQQKLRVILYVNQALSALKLLVASADCAGALDVTDDLQHLLDGDELTGLHCFRHLRDHVGASIDSINSILSAEFMRAAIHDAGDADVVILSKAKARASISTNGKDDEVKLDEEETSNFRDRLLPLIVGLLRTEF; encoded by the exons ATGGATTTGCAGCCTTCCCAATTGGGAAGGTCTACGGTTGATTCCCCTACCTCTACCTCCAGCTCCACCTCTGCTGTTAGTTTCCGTATCAATTCCTCCTTGTCTAAATCTATCTCCGATGCTAGCGTTCAGAGTCTCTCTTCAATACTCAATAATCCTCACGTCGGCAAATCCGGTGTCTACGGCTCTGATGCATCCTGGGTCGGCTGGTGGTCCTCCTCCACTGCGGTCGCTCCGCCAGAGTTCGCCCCGTTGATTCCCAATAAGGCATCCTCAGACTTGTCGAGATCCGATTTCCAAAGCTATTTATCCTCCATTGCTGAGCCCTATCACCGATTTGAGGACGTTAGGAATCACACCAGCAAAGAGGAGAACTTGGACTTAGAGAGCATCGGCGGCCAAGGCGAGGCACTTGTAGCATGCTTGCGAGAGGTACCTGCATTGTATTTCAAAGAAGATTTCGCTTTAGAAGATGGACCCACGTTCCGCGCTGCTTGCCCCTTCTCCAACGTGTCGGAGAATGTAGTGCTGCAAGAGAAGTTGTCGCAGTATTTGGACGTGGTGGAATTGCACTTGGTGAAGGAGATTGCGTTGCGATCCAATTCTTTTTTCGAGGCGCAGGGGCAGTTGCAGGATCTCAATGTTAAGATACTGGGAGGATGTAGTCGTCTTCGGGAGTTGAAGGAGACTATAAGGCTTTTGGATAAGGATCTTGTGGAGTCCGCAAGGCATATTCAGGAGTTAAATGCTACCAGGAGTAATTTGTTGGCTCTGCAGCAAAAATTGAGGGTTATATTATATGTTAAccaagctctttcagctctcaAATTG CTTGTTGCATCTGCAGATTGTGCTGGAGCTTTGGATGTTACTGATGATTTACAGCATCTATTG GATGGAGATGAGCTGACTGGTCTCCATTGCTTTCGTCACCTTCGTGATCATGTGGGGGCTTCAATAGATTCCATAAATAG CATTCTTTCAGCGGAATTTATGCGTGCTGCAATACATGATGCTGGGGATGCAGATGTGGTTATTTTATCTAAAGCTAAAGCCAGGGCTTCCATTTCCACTAATGGAAAAGATGATGAA GTTAAGCTAGATGAAGAAGAGACCTCTAATTTTCGTGATCGACTCCTCCCTCTCATTGTGGGGTTGCTTAGAACA GAATTCTAA
- the LOC110611509 gene encoding vacuolar protein sorting-associated protein 54, chloroplastic isoform X1, whose translation MDLQPSQLGRSTVDSPTSTSSSTSAVSFRINSSLSKSISDASVQSLSSILNNPHVGKSGVYGSDASWVGWWSSSTAVAPPEFAPLIPNKASSDLSRSDFQSYLSSIAEPYHRFEDVRNHTSKEENLDLESIGGQGEALVACLREVPALYFKEDFALEDGPTFRAACPFSNVSENVVLQEKLSQYLDVVELHLVKEIALRSNSFFEAQGQLQDLNVKILGGCSRLRELKETIRLLDKDLVESARHIQELNATRSNLLALQQKLRVILYVNQALSALKLLVASADCAGALDVTDDLQHLLDGDELTGLHCFRHLRDHVGASIDSINSILSAEFMRAAIHDAGDADVVILSKAKARASISTNGKDDEVKLDEEETSNFRDRLLPLIVGLLRTELGPCTAWIRLTSLKHAFCYCQVW comes from the exons ATGGATTTGCAGCCTTCCCAATTGGGAAGGTCTACGGTTGATTCCCCTACCTCTACCTCCAGCTCCACCTCTGCTGTTAGTTTCCGTATCAATTCCTCCTTGTCTAAATCTATCTCCGATGCTAGCGTTCAGAGTCTCTCTTCAATACTCAATAATCCTCACGTCGGCAAATCCGGTGTCTACGGCTCTGATGCATCCTGGGTCGGCTGGTGGTCCTCCTCCACTGCGGTCGCTCCGCCAGAGTTCGCCCCGTTGATTCCCAATAAGGCATCCTCAGACTTGTCGAGATCCGATTTCCAAAGCTATTTATCCTCCATTGCTGAGCCCTATCACCGATTTGAGGACGTTAGGAATCACACCAGCAAAGAGGAGAACTTGGACTTAGAGAGCATCGGCGGCCAAGGCGAGGCACTTGTAGCATGCTTGCGAGAGGTACCTGCATTGTATTTCAAAGAAGATTTCGCTTTAGAAGATGGACCCACGTTCCGCGCTGCTTGCCCCTTCTCCAACGTGTCGGAGAATGTAGTGCTGCAAGAGAAGTTGTCGCAGTATTTGGACGTGGTGGAATTGCACTTGGTGAAGGAGATTGCGTTGCGATCCAATTCTTTTTTCGAGGCGCAGGGGCAGTTGCAGGATCTCAATGTTAAGATACTGGGAGGATGTAGTCGTCTTCGGGAGTTGAAGGAGACTATAAGGCTTTTGGATAAGGATCTTGTGGAGTCCGCAAGGCATATTCAGGAGTTAAATGCTACCAGGAGTAATTTGTTGGCTCTGCAGCAAAAATTGAGGGTTATATTATATGTTAAccaagctctttcagctctcaAATTG CTTGTTGCATCTGCAGATTGTGCTGGAGCTTTGGATGTTACTGATGATTTACAGCATCTATTG GATGGAGATGAGCTGACTGGTCTCCATTGCTTTCGTCACCTTCGTGATCATGTGGGGGCTTCAATAGATTCCATAAATAG CATTCTTTCAGCGGAATTTATGCGTGCTGCAATACATGATGCTGGGGATGCAGATGTGGTTATTTTATCTAAAGCTAAAGCCAGGGCTTCCATTTCCACTAATGGAAAAGATGATGAA GTTAAGCTAGATGAAGAAGAGACCTCTAATTTTCGTGATCGACTCCTCCCTCTCATTGTGGGGTTGCTTAGAACA GAGCTGGGGCCATGCACTGCATGGATTCGACTGACTTCCTTGAAACATGCGTTTTGTTATTGTCAAGTATGGTAA
- the LOC110611509 gene encoding vacuolar protein sorting-associated protein 54, chloroplastic isoform X2 — protein MDLQPSQLGRSTVDSPTSTSSSTSAVSFRINSSLSKSISDASVQSLSSILNNPHVGKSGVYGSDASWVGWWSSSTAVAPPEFAPLIPNKASSDLSRSDFQSYLSSIAEPYHRFEDVRNHTSKEENLDLESIGGQGEALVACLREVPALYFKEDFALEDGPTFRAACPFSNVSENVVLQEKLSQYLDVVELHLVKEIALRSNSFFEAQGQLQDLNVKILGGCSRLRELKETIRLLDKDLVESARHIQELNATRSNLLALQQKLRVILYVNQALSALKLLVASADCAGALDVTDDLQHLLDGDELTGLHCFRHLRDHVGASIDSINSILSAEFMRAAIHDAGDADVVILSKAKARASISTNGKDDEVKLDEEETSNFRDRLLPLIVGLLRTVSIMHTYYWPYIVHLHTLLH, from the exons ATGGATTTGCAGCCTTCCCAATTGGGAAGGTCTACGGTTGATTCCCCTACCTCTACCTCCAGCTCCACCTCTGCTGTTAGTTTCCGTATCAATTCCTCCTTGTCTAAATCTATCTCCGATGCTAGCGTTCAGAGTCTCTCTTCAATACTCAATAATCCTCACGTCGGCAAATCCGGTGTCTACGGCTCTGATGCATCCTGGGTCGGCTGGTGGTCCTCCTCCACTGCGGTCGCTCCGCCAGAGTTCGCCCCGTTGATTCCCAATAAGGCATCCTCAGACTTGTCGAGATCCGATTTCCAAAGCTATTTATCCTCCATTGCTGAGCCCTATCACCGATTTGAGGACGTTAGGAATCACACCAGCAAAGAGGAGAACTTGGACTTAGAGAGCATCGGCGGCCAAGGCGAGGCACTTGTAGCATGCTTGCGAGAGGTACCTGCATTGTATTTCAAAGAAGATTTCGCTTTAGAAGATGGACCCACGTTCCGCGCTGCTTGCCCCTTCTCCAACGTGTCGGAGAATGTAGTGCTGCAAGAGAAGTTGTCGCAGTATTTGGACGTGGTGGAATTGCACTTGGTGAAGGAGATTGCGTTGCGATCCAATTCTTTTTTCGAGGCGCAGGGGCAGTTGCAGGATCTCAATGTTAAGATACTGGGAGGATGTAGTCGTCTTCGGGAGTTGAAGGAGACTATAAGGCTTTTGGATAAGGATCTTGTGGAGTCCGCAAGGCATATTCAGGAGTTAAATGCTACCAGGAGTAATTTGTTGGCTCTGCAGCAAAAATTGAGGGTTATATTATATGTTAAccaagctctttcagctctcaAATTG CTTGTTGCATCTGCAGATTGTGCTGGAGCTTTGGATGTTACTGATGATTTACAGCATCTATTG GATGGAGATGAGCTGACTGGTCTCCATTGCTTTCGTCACCTTCGTGATCATGTGGGGGCTTCAATAGATTCCATAAATAG CATTCTTTCAGCGGAATTTATGCGTGCTGCAATACATGATGCTGGGGATGCAGATGTGGTTATTTTATCTAAAGCTAAAGCCAGGGCTTCCATTTCCACTAATGGAAAAGATGATGAA GTTAAGCTAGATGAAGAAGAGACCTCTAATTTTCGTGATCGACTCCTCCCTCTCATTGTGGGGTTGCTTAGAACAGTAAGTATAATGCATACTTATTATTGGccatacattgttcatcttcATACATTGTTGCACTGA